One genomic region from Planctomicrobium piriforme encodes:
- the hpf gene encoding ribosome hibernation-promoting factor, HPF/YfiA family, which translates to MQVEITCRHGSIKPEFQEYITRKTQKLLTYFERVTAIRVTLDYEGDRVKVEILVDAEHKHDFVTSHVTDAVEVGPCFDQALFKMEQQIRKYKEKVQDHRRDKPLNDLVKDGLETAENE; encoded by the coding sequence GTGCAGGTTGAAATCACGTGCCGTCACGGTTCGATCAAGCCGGAATTCCAGGAATACATCACCCGCAAGACGCAGAAACTTCTGACCTACTTCGAACGGGTGACCGCCATTCGGGTGACGCTCGATTACGAAGGCGATCGGGTCAAAGTGGAAATTCTGGTCGATGCTGAACACAAGCACGACTTCGTGACGTCCCATGTGACGGACGCCGTCGAAGTCGGCCCCTGTTTCGATCAGGCGCTGTTCAAAATGGAACAGCAGATCCGCAAATACAAGGAAAAAGTCCAGGACCATCGTCGCGACAAGCCGCTCAACGACCTGGTGAAAGATGGCCTGGAAACGGCCGAAAACGAATAA
- a CDS encoding HPr family phosphocarrier protein, with protein MSPIAHMSGTALISRPVKLNLAQGLHIRACSRVVALVGGFDGQMRIRYGNRSADASSMFDLMQLAALPGADLVLEGQGDGAEAVLDALERFFSQTSESAE; from the coding sequence ATGTCTCCCATCGCACACATGAGTGGAACCGCGTTGATCAGCCGCCCCGTCAAGCTCAACCTCGCACAAGGCCTGCATATCCGGGCCTGTTCGCGAGTTGTTGCGCTCGTAGGCGGATTTGATGGACAAATGCGCATCCGCTACGGGAATCGCTCGGCCGACGCCAGTTCGATGTTTGACCTGATGCAACTGGCCGCGCTCCCGGGCGCGGACCTGGTGCTCGAGGGCCAGGGAGACGGTGCCGAAGCGGTCCTCGACGCGCTCGAACGCTTCTTTTCGCAAACGAGCGAATCGGCCGAGTAA
- a CDS encoding PTS sugar transporter subunit IIA, with amino-acid sequence MRLTEFVVPEAILPLLQADSKQSAIRQMVASLKNAGKIRPADEEAIVSAILKREELGSTGIGRGVAVPHTKHPSAETIISTVALCHEGLDFESLDGEDVYILFLLISPPDRPGDHLRGLETITRHLKNDDFCSFIKQATTTQAVVDLLQEADESQS; translated from the coding sequence ATGCGACTCACTGAGTTCGTGGTTCCGGAAGCGATTTTGCCTCTGCTGCAGGCCGATTCGAAGCAGTCTGCCATCCGGCAGATGGTGGCCAGCCTGAAGAACGCCGGCAAGATCCGTCCGGCCGACGAAGAAGCCATTGTGTCGGCAATCCTGAAGCGCGAAGAACTCGGTTCGACCGGGATCGGCCGCGGCGTCGCTGTGCCCCACACCAAGCATCCTTCGGCCGAAACAATCATTTCGACCGTGGCGCTGTGTCACGAGGGGCTTGATTTTGAAAGTCTCGATGGCGAAGACGTTTATATTCTGTTCTTGTTGATCTCTCCTCCCGACCGTCCGGGGGACCACCTGCGGGGTCTGGAAACGATTACGCGGCATTTGAAGAACGACGACTTCTGCAGCTTCATCAAACAGGCGACCACAACTCAGGCGGTTGTCGACCTGCTGCAGGAAGCCGATGAAAGCCAGTCGTAG